Proteins from a single region of Hordeum vulgare subsp. vulgare chromosome 6H, MorexV3_pseudomolecules_assembly, whole genome shotgun sequence:
- the LOC123401314 gene encoding uncharacterized protein At1g51745-like, with protein sequence MGGGSEGGGDADEACCSVGDTSPGTIVWVRRRNGSWWPGRILGQDELPPSQIMSPRSGTPVKLLGREDASVDWYNLEKSKRVKAFRCGEFDACIERAEATQGTVSKKREKYARREDAILHALELERKLHQTQGFRPAYFSACTKHRKDLGSTRYKSKKRKRKDVSALPAKKEANQYFLHAGSKINFSELQDTSENLISNHIGDLSHVRHIQGGASLESKENCTIVKKNRSDGSDFAESIEKCDRHRPLVQVFQSSAKLTQHSPHNDDYGAILIGGDKDPSPATYRAKRSRYAYLPSDSGETHSYSDLPSAQMVSTGADFDTESYLQHPDYSSEEHTSSDFVEKHVSESSERECSESETEDDAELLQSANRILLPELRPRDPYFLRTSDRFGHVDNYDDDDDDDDNEVAYSAYMHQLNQSEEEDGSSELGVSRWHIKGKRNNRSAVKKSTHMMDGKSCLDKPNGLMKGSVYNTNGINHRKENVQISDQQVLRNQIKEEPHYDSDETDLFEDTSHPEVNLYHSRTYPSSLKATRDLSRSYIYYNDYENDSSKISPLNWDTDQVFRVDRKAYWDEPSFYQRNGSSRLGRTGPMLFDVELKVQASYHGEHVPLVSLMSRLDGKAIVGHPIQIEILVDGSTDHMVSGGDISMEESTGAPTAWRTGRRTAMQRIPRSNPLGASMDGGNEGRLAYPDWEMKPVFTKYSTPANHQVKDDKKSMSNSKKRSSASKSQKKPSKKASLSSQKVRTLSSISTVRRHHGGGTQAKARTHSGIFGGLIKPEGAIPPVTCVPAKVVFTRILEAVGRPPLAVARRLRMASPAARDPS encoded by the exons TGACTGGTACAACCTTGAGAAATCAAAGCGGGTTAAAGCGTTTAGGTGTGGGGAGTTCGATGCCTGCATTGAGAGGGCAGAGGCTACTCAAGGGACTGTttcaaagaaaagagagaaatatGCACGGAGAGAAGATGCTATTCTTCATGCCCTTGAATTGGAGAGGAAACTGCATCAGACTCAAGGTTTCAGACCTGCCTACTTTTCTG CTTGCACGAAACATCGCAAAGACCTTGGAAGCACTCGCTACAAGAGcaaaaagaggaaaagaaaagatgTATCTGCTCTTCCTGCAAAAAAAGAAGCCAATCAGTATTTTCTCCATGCCGGTTCGAAGATAAACTTTTCAGAGTTGCAGGACACCTCAGAGAATCTCATCAGTAACCACATTGGGGACTTATCCCATGTGAGACATATTCAGGGAGGAGCAAGTTTAGAGAGCAAGGAGAATTGTACAATTGTGAAAAAGAATAGATCGGATGGAAGCGATTTCGCTGAATCTATTGAAAAATGTGACAGACACCGACCACTTGTTCAAGTCTTTCAGAGCAGTGCAAAATTGACGCAGCACTCGCCGCACAATGATGATTATGGGGCTATCTTAATTGGGGGAGATAAAGATCCGTCACCTGCCACCTATCGGGCTAAAAGAAGTAGATATGCATACCTGCCTAGTGATTCTGGTGAAACTCATAGCTATAGTGATTTACCTTCTGCTCAAATGGTTTCTACCGGAGCCGATTTTGACACCGAAAGTTATCTTCAGCATCCAGATTATTCTTCTGAGGAACATACATCTTCAGACTTTGTTGAGAAACATGTATCTGAGTCTTCAGAGAGGGAATGCTCAGAAAGTGAAACAGAAGATGACGCAGAGCTTTTGCAAA GTGCTAATAGGATTCTGCTTCCAGAGTTACGCCCGCGTGATCCTTATTTCCTTCGGACTTCTGACAGGTTTGGACATGTGGAtaattatgatgatgatgatgatgatgatgacaatgaggtGGCCTATTCTGCTTATATGCATCAATTGAATCAATCAGAGGAAGAGGATGGTTCTTCTGAGCTGGGTGTCTCCCGATGGCATATAAAAGGTAAACGTAATAACCGTAGTGCAGTGAAGAAATCCACCCATATGATGGATGGAAAATCCTGTTTGGATAAACCCAATGGTCTCATGAAAGGATCTGTGTACAACACAAATGGTATAAATCATAGAAAAGAGAATGTGCAGATATCCGATCAGCAAGTGCTTAGGAACCAAATCAAAGAGGAGCCCCACTATGACTCTGATGAAACAGATTTATTCGAGGACACAAGCCACCCTGAGGTTAACTTGTATCATAGTCGAACATACCCATCATCCTTGAAGGCTACAAGAGATCTTAGCCGAAGCTACATATATTATAATGACTATGAAAATGATTCTTCCAAGATTTCTCCTCTTAACTGGGATACAGATCAGGTATTTCGTGTTGATCGGAAGGCATATTGGGACGAACCTTCATTTTACCAAAGAAATGGCAGTTCACGTTTAGGTCGCACGGGCCCAATGTTGTTTGATGTTGAGTTGAAAGTCCAAGCCAGCTACCATGGAGAGCATGTTCCTCTTGTTTCCTTGATGAGCAGACTGGATGGCAAAGCAATTGTTGGACACCCTATCCAAATTGAAATACTTGTAGATGGTTCCACTGACCACATGGTTTCTGGTGGTGATATTAGTATGGAAGAGAGCACTGGAGCTCCAACTGCTTGGCGAACAGGCAGGAGGACAGCCATGCAAAGAATTCCCCGTTCTAATCCTTTAGGAGCATCAATGGACGGCGGAAATGAAGGCAGGCTTGCATACCCAGACTGGGAAATGAAACCAGTCTTCACTAAATACTCAACTCCTGCAAATCACCAGGTTAAGGATGATAAGAAAAGCATGTCAAATAGTAAGAAGAGGTCATCAGCATCCAAATCTCAAAAGAAGCCATCCAAGAAAGCAAGTCTGTCAAGCCAGAAGGTCAGAACCCTCTCTTCCATTTCCACTGTAAGAAGGCATCATGGAGGTGGCACTCAAGCAAAGGCGCGTACGCACAGTGGCATTTTTGGTGGCTTGATCAAACCAGAGGGAGCAATTCCACCAGTTACATGTGTGCCTGCAAAGGTTGTGTTCACAAGGATACTGGAAGCAGTTGGCAGGCCACCTCTTGCTGTTGCTCGCCGTTTGAGAATGGCTAGTCCTGCGGCACGCGATCCATCATAG